From a single Streptomyces misionensis genomic region:
- a CDS encoding SSI family serine proteinase inhibitor translates to MGSVLSGVPGGGWRRIRAGLAAAVAVPVTASVSVAASVALSVSASLSAVALAAVPAAAAGTVPGGDHLTVVVRHAGAGRDGTYELFCHPGGGHHPDVEGACRGLDAQTQWGRDVFAPVPPGSVCSMISGGPATARVTGRWAGRPVDASFGRGNGCEIARWDRLVPLLPKVT, encoded by the coding sequence ATGGGTTCTGTTCTCTCGGGAGTGCCGGGCGGGGGGTGGCGGAGGATCCGGGCGGGGCTCGCCGCCGCCGTCGCCGTCCCCGTCACCGCGTCCGTGTCCGTGGCCGCCTCCGTGGCCTTGTCCGTCTCCGCGTCCCTGTCCGCCGTGGCGCTGGCCGCCGTGCCCGCCGCGGCGGCCGGCACCGTGCCGGGCGGTGATCACCTCACCGTCGTCGTCCGGCACGCCGGGGCCGGGCGGGACGGGACGTACGAACTGTTCTGTCATCCCGGCGGCGGGCATCACCCGGACGTGGAGGGTGCCTGTCGCGGGCTTGACGCGCAGACCCAGTGGGGGCGGGACGTGTTCGCGCCGGTGCCCCCCGGGAGCGTGTGCAGCATGATCTCCGGCGGGCCCGCCACCGCGCGGGTCACCGGGCGGTGGGCCGGGCGGCCCGTCGACGCCTCCTTCGGGCGCGGGAACGGGTGCGAGATCGCCCGCTGGGACCGGCTGGTGCCGCTGCTGCCGAAGGTCACCTGA
- a CDS encoding ATP-binding protein, giving the protein MDLLEREAVLQDLTGHLRAAAVGPGRLALVRGEAGIGKTSVVNRLAQLADPRIRILVGACDPLSAPRPFGPLTDLAPRLGRPVRTALSGALVGTCRPDEVFDALLADLTSYPSLLVVEDVHWADETTMDLLRYLARRLPGVPALVVATYRDDEIGRTHTVTALLGTLAGYPWVYRHDLAPLSRRAVARLARGHTVDAERLHQDSAGNPFIVTAMLNSPEEPIPATVREAVAGRLAGLSAAARGVVDVLAVLGRRVPLALLADLLPASEAALDDAVAGGIVRTDGQVAEFRHELTRQAVLESVPAACRLRVHRQVLAAMRSGPVAADDLALLADHAEGAGDPAAVLEYAPDAAAHAAASGAHREAAAQYARALRYADPLPLDRRASLLEGHSHACGLSGRLDEGIASRRTALELRRALGDRLREGEDLRRLSCWLWPLGLTAEAGRTGLEAVRVLEGLGPGRELARAYLNLCQLACYRHEETRVTTAYAEKAIALGERFGDAGVVVQARFHAAAADMLSNGSGWEECELAMSSAMAQDLPEDAGFLALAMCWFAALRRDAARTTAAVNRAEAYCLDHDLLSYLLCTRAWGSWGLLARGLWAQAADTAQGVLCHPGPPPVARALALTVLGLVRARQGKARAWPLLEQAAGSVDPGCLLDTGLGWEARVEAAWLGGDLDRVRTEAQRGLDALAERDHPWLSGPLACWVRRAGGTPRPVPAAGPYALELAGDWAGAAEQWDGLGCAYQAALVRLSGDAPALHQALAAFEALGARPVVARTRAVMRARGVRPIRRGPRAATLANPYGLTVREMDVLKLLHEGMSDAEIAARLYITRKTAGHHVGAVLAKLGVHSRQEAARKLHDPKR; this is encoded by the coding sequence ATGGACCTGCTAGAGCGAGAGGCCGTGCTACAGGACCTCACCGGTCACCTCCGGGCGGCCGCGGTCGGCCCTGGACGACTGGCACTCGTACGCGGCGAGGCCGGCATCGGCAAGACCAGCGTCGTCAACCGCCTGGCCCAGCTCGCCGATCCCCGGATCCGGATACTGGTCGGCGCCTGTGACCCGCTGTCCGCCCCCCGCCCCTTCGGCCCTCTGACCGACCTGGCCCCGCGTCTGGGCCGGCCGGTGCGGACGGCCCTGAGCGGGGCGCTGGTCGGCACCTGTCGTCCCGACGAGGTGTTCGACGCGCTGCTCGCCGACCTGACCTCCTACCCCAGCCTGCTGGTCGTGGAGGACGTCCACTGGGCGGACGAGACCACCATGGACCTGCTGCGCTATCTGGCCAGACGTCTGCCCGGCGTTCCGGCGCTGGTGGTGGCCACCTACCGCGACGACGAGATAGGCCGCACCCACACCGTGACCGCGCTCCTGGGCACCCTGGCCGGGTACCCGTGGGTGTACCGCCACGACTTGGCCCCGTTGAGCCGTCGGGCCGTGGCCCGGCTGGCCCGCGGACACACCGTCGACGCCGAGCGGCTGCACCAGGACTCCGCCGGCAACCCGTTCATCGTCACCGCGATGCTGAACTCCCCTGAGGAGCCCATCCCCGCAACGGTGCGCGAGGCCGTCGCCGGCCGCCTGGCCGGGCTGTCCGCCGCGGCGCGCGGAGTCGTCGACGTGCTGGCGGTCCTGGGGCGCCGGGTCCCGCTGGCGCTGCTGGCCGACCTGCTGCCCGCCTCGGAGGCGGCGCTCGATGACGCCGTGGCCGGCGGGATCGTACGGACCGACGGACAGGTGGCCGAGTTCCGTCATGAGCTGACCCGGCAGGCGGTGCTGGAGTCCGTCCCCGCCGCCTGCCGTCTGCGGGTGCACCGGCAGGTACTGGCGGCGATGCGGTCCGGTCCGGTCGCCGCGGACGATCTGGCGCTGCTGGCCGATCACGCCGAGGGCGCCGGGGACCCGGCCGCCGTGTTGGAGTACGCGCCCGACGCGGCCGCGCATGCCGCCGCATCGGGCGCGCACCGGGAGGCGGCCGCCCAGTACGCCCGCGCCCTGCGGTACGCCGACCCCCTGCCGCTCGACCGAAGGGCCTCCCTCCTGGAGGGCCATTCGCACGCGTGTGGGCTCTCCGGCAGGCTGGACGAGGGAATCGCCTCTCGCCGTACGGCGTTGGAGCTGCGCCGCGCCCTGGGCGACCGGCTGCGCGAGGGCGAGGACCTGCGCCGGCTGTCCTGCTGGCTGTGGCCGCTCGGGCTGACCGCGGAGGCCGGACGGACCGGCCTGGAGGCGGTACGGGTGCTCGAAGGACTGGGGCCCGGCCGGGAACTGGCCCGGGCGTACCTGAACCTCTGTCAGCTCGCCTGCTACCGGCACGAGGAAACGCGGGTGACCACCGCGTACGCCGAGAAGGCGATCGCTCTGGGCGAGCGCTTCGGCGACGCGGGAGTGGTCGTCCAGGCCCGCTTCCATGCCGCGGCGGCGGACATGCTGAGCAACGGCTCCGGCTGGGAGGAATGCGAACTTGCCATGTCCAGCGCGATGGCGCAGGACCTGCCGGAGGACGCGGGCTTCCTGGCGCTCGCCATGTGCTGGTTCGCCGCGCTCCGGCGCGATGCCGCCCGGACCACCGCGGCCGTGAACCGGGCGGAGGCCTACTGCCTCGATCACGACCTGCTGTCCTACCTGCTGTGCACGAGGGCCTGGGGCAGCTGGGGACTGCTGGCCCGGGGCTTGTGGGCCCAGGCCGCCGACACCGCGCAGGGAGTCCTCTGCCACCCCGGCCCGCCACCCGTCGCCCGGGCCCTGGCCTTGACCGTCCTGGGCCTGGTGCGGGCCCGCCAGGGCAAGGCCCGGGCATGGCCCCTGCTGGAGCAGGCGGCGGGCTCGGTCGACCCGGGCTGCCTGCTGGACACGGGCCTGGGGTGGGAGGCCCGAGTCGAGGCGGCCTGGCTGGGCGGCGACCTCGACCGGGTGCGCACGGAGGCGCAACGCGGTCTGGACGCCCTGGCCGAGCGGGACCACCCCTGGCTGTCCGGGCCCCTGGCCTGCTGGGTCCGCCGTGCCGGAGGAACACCCCGGCCGGTTCCCGCAGCGGGACCCTACGCGCTGGAACTGGCCGGCGACTGGGCCGGTGCGGCGGAGCAATGGGACGGGCTCGGCTGCGCGTACCAGGCCGCGCTGGTCCGGCTGTCCGGTGACGCCCCGGCGCTGCACCAGGCTCTGGCCGCCTTCGAGGCGCTCGGCGCCCGGCCGGTCGTGGCGCGTACCCGCGCCGTGATGCGTGCCCGCGGCGTCCGCCCGATCCGGCGCGGCCCGCGGGCGGCCACCCTGGCCAATCCGTACGGGCTGACCGTCCGGGAGATGGACGTGCTCAAGCTGCTGCACGAAGGCATGTCGGACGCCGAGATCGCCGCCCGCCTCTACATCACGCGCAAGACCGCCGGGCACCACGTGGGCGCGGTACTCGCGAAACTCGGCGTCCACTCCCGGCAGGAAGCCGCCCGCAAACTCCACGATCCGAAACGCTGA
- a CDS encoding DUF6234 family protein: MDLPVAPPAFDATTGPGAHRRADLGADIGVGCALLLLELIALAGIFWLWFLTGFDLDPAETATAAPLWPYLAAVGGVGVLAVVATAIAARAGALVTVVTQAVVVVLTAVVVFGGATAQSHQDRLCRDTPSAAGCRDDR; the protein is encoded by the coding sequence ATGGATCTGCCCGTCGCCCCGCCGGCCTTCGACGCGACCACCGGTCCGGGGGCACACCGCCGTGCCGACCTCGGTGCCGACATCGGGGTCGGCTGCGCGCTGCTGCTCCTGGAGCTGATCGCCCTGGCGGGGATCTTCTGGCTCTGGTTCCTGACCGGGTTCGACCTCGACCCGGCCGAGACCGCCACCGCCGCCCCGCTGTGGCCCTACCTTGCGGCCGTCGGCGGGGTCGGCGTGCTCGCCGTCGTGGCGACCGCGATCGCCGCGCGGGCGGGGGCCCTCGTCACCGTGGTCACCCAGGCGGTCGTGGTCGTGCTGACCGCGGTCGTCGTGTTCGGCGGCGCCACGGCGCAGTCCCACCAGGACCGGCTGTGCCGTGACACGCCCTCGGCCGCCGGCTGCCGGGACGACCGTTAG